One segment of Drosophila mauritiana strain mau12 chromosome 3R, ASM438214v1, whole genome shotgun sequence DNA contains the following:
- the LOC117143431 gene encoding glutamate receptor ionotropic, kainate 2, producing the protein MRSSGFLVLPLLLLQLILNCRKAQSLPDIIKIGGLFHPADDHQELAFRQAVDRINADRSILPRSKLVAQIERISPFDSFHAGKRVCGLLNIGVAAIFGPQSSHTASHVQSICDNMEIPHLENRWDYRLRRESCLVNLYPHPNTLSKAYVDIVRHWGWKTFTIIYENNDGIVRLQELLKAHGMTPFPITVRQLSDSGDYRPLLKQIKNSAEAHIVLDCSTERIHEVLKQAQQIGMMSDYHSYLVTSLDLHTVNLDEFRYGGTNITGFRLINEKIVSDVVRQWSIDEKGLLRSANLTTVRSETALMYDAVHLFAKALHDLDTSQQIDIHPISCDGQSTWQHGFSLINYMKIVEMKGLTNVIKFDHQGFRTDFMLDIVELTPAGIRKIGTWNSTLPDGINFTRTFSQKQQEIEANLKNKTLVVTTILSNPYCMRKESAIPLSGNDQFEGYAVDLIHEISKSLGFNYKIQLVPDGSYGSLNKLTGEWNGMIRELLEQRADLAIADLTITFEREQAVDFTTPFMNLGVSILYRKPIKQPPNLFSFLSPLSLDVWIYMATAYLGVSVLLFILAKFTPYEWPAYTDAHGEKVESQFTLLNCMWFAIGSLMQQGCDFLPKALSTRMVAGIWWFFTLIMISSYTANLAAFLTVERMDSPIESAEDLAKQTRIKYGALKGGSTAAFFRDSKISTYQRMWSFMESARPSVFTASNGEGVERVAKGKGSYAFLMESTSIEYVTERNCELTQVGGMLDTKSYGIATPPNSPYRTAINSVILKLQEEGKLHILKTKWWKEKRGGGKCRVETSKSSSAANELGLANVGGVFVVLMGGMGVACVIAVCEFVWKSRKVAVEERLSAILNE; encoded by the exons ATGCGGTCGAGTGGATTTTTAGtcctgccgctgctgctcctgcaattaattttaaactgCCGAAAAGCCCAATCACTGCCCGATATCATCAAGATCG GCGGCCTCTTCCATCCCGCCGATGACCATCAGGAGCTGGCCTTCCGCCAGGCGGTGGACCGCATCAACGCCGACCGCTCCATCCTGCCGCGCTCCAAGCTGGTGGCCCAAATCGAGCGCATCTCGCCCTTCGACAGCTTCCATGCCGGGAAAAGGG TTTGTGGCTTACTGAACATCGGAGTGGCAGCCATATTTGGGCCACAATCCTCCCACACCGCCAGCCATGTGCAGAGCATTTGTGACAACATGGAG ATTCCCCACTTGGAGAATCGCTGGGACTACCGGCTGAGACGCGAAAGCTGCCTGGTGAACCTTTATCCGCATCCTAATACGCTTTCCAAG GCTTACGTGGATATAGTGCGGCATTGGGGCTGGAAGACTTTCACCATTATCTACGAGAACAATGACGGCATCGTGCGACTGCAGGAGCTGCTCAAGGCGCACGGGATGACGCCCTTTCCCATTACTGTGCGACAGCTAAGCGACAGCGGGGATTACCG GCCTCTGCTGAAGCAGATCAAGAACTCGGCGGAGGCGCACATCGTGCTGGACTGCTCGACGGAACGGATCCACGAGGTGCTGAAGCAGGCGCAGCAGATCGGCATGATGAGCGATTACCATAGCTACCTGGTGACCTCGCTGGATCTGCACACGGTGAATCTCGATGAGTTTCGCTACGGCGGCACTAATATCACCGGCTTCCGGCTGATCAACGAGAAGATTGTGTCGGACGTGGTGCGCCAGTGGAGCATCGACGAGAAGGGTCTGCTGCGGTCCGCCAACCTGACCACCGTGCGCTCGGAAACTGCTCTCATGTACGACGCAGTGCATCTGTTCGCCAAGGCACTGCACGACCTGGACACTTCACAACAGATCGACATCCATCCCATCAGCTGCGATGGTCAGAGCACCTGGCAGCACGGCTTCAGCCTGATTAACTACATGAAGATCGTCGAGATGAAGGGCCTGACGAATGTGATTAAGTTCGATCACCAGGGCTTCCGCACAGACTTCATGTTGGACATTGTGGAGCTAACTCCGGCGGGCATTCGCAAGATTGGCACCTGGAACTCCACGCTGCCCGATGGCATCAACTTTACGCGCACCTTCAGTCAGAAGCAGCAGGAGATCGAGGCTAATCTGAAGAACAAGACGCTGGTGGTTACCACCATATTG AGTAATCCCTACTGCATGCGAAAGGAATCGGCTATTCCTCTAAGTGGCAATGATCAGTTTGAGGGCTATGCGGTGGATCTGATCCATGAGATCTCCAAGTCACTCGGCTTCAACTACAAAATACAACTAGTGCCCGATGGCAGCTATGGAAGTCTCAATAAATTGACAGG CGAATGGAACGGCATGATCCGGGAGTTGCTGGAGCAGCGTGCCGATCTGGCCATTGCGGATCTCACCATCACCTTTGAGCGGGAACAGGCGGTAGACTTTACCACACCCTTCATGAATCTGGGAGTATCCATATTGTACCGGAAGCCAATTAAGCAGCCGCCCAACTTGTTCTCCTTCCTGTCTCCGCTATCGTTGGACGTATGGATCTACATGGCCACTGCGTACCTGGGTGTCTCAGTGCTACTCTTCATCCTGGCTAA ATTCACACCCTATGAATGGCCTGCTTATACGGATGCCCATGGCGAAAAGGTGGAGAGTCAGTTCACCCTGCTCAATTGCATGTGGTTTGCCATTGGATCGCTGATGCAGCAAGGATGTGACTTTTTGCCCAA GGCTCTATCCACTCGCATGGTGGCCGGCATTTGGTGGTTCTTCACCCTGATCATGATCTCCTCATACACTGCAAATCTGGCTGCCTTTTTGACAGTGGAGCGTATGGACTCGCCCATCGAAAGTGCCGAGGATCTGGCCAAGCAAACGAGGATCAAATACGGCGCGTTGAAGGGCGGCAGCACGGCAGCTTTCTTTAGG GACTCAAAGATCTCTACATATCAGCGCATGTGGTCCTTCATGGAATCAGCTCGTCCTTCCGTCTTTACAGCCAGCAATGGGGAAGGTGTGGAAAGGGTGGCCAAGGGAAAAG GATCCTATGCCTTTCTGATGGAGTCCACCTCCATTGAGTACGTGACCGAACGCAATTGCGAGCTGACGCAAGTCGGTGGAATGCTGGACACCAAGAGCTATGGCATAGCCACCCCACCGA ATTCCCCCTATCGCACTGCCATCAACAGCGTGATACTCAAGCTGCAGGAGGAGGGCAAGCTGCATATCCTGAAAACCAAGTGGTGGAAGGAGAAGCGGGGCGGCGGCAAGTGTCGCGTGGAGACCTCCAAGTCCTCGTCGGCGGCTAATGAACTGGGACTGGCCAATGTGGGCGGCGTGTTTGTGGTCCTGATGGGCGGCATGGGCGTGGCCTGCGTCATCGCCGTCTGCGAGTTCGTGTGGAAGTCACGCAAGGTGGCCGTGGAGGAGCGCCTCAGCGCGATACTGAACGAATGA
- the LOC117143433 gene encoding LOW QUALITY PROTEIN: ionotropic receptor 93a (The sequence of the model RefSeq protein was modified relative to this genomic sequence to represent the inferred CDS: inserted 2 bases in 1 codon), protein MNPGEMRPLACLLLLAGLQLSILVPTEANDFSSFLSANASLAVVVDHEYMTVHGENILAHFEKILSDVIRENLRNGGINVRYFSWNAVRLKKDFLAAITVTDCDNTWNFYKSTQETSILLIAITDSDCPRLPLNRALMVPIVENGDEFPQLILDAKVQQILNWKTAVVFVDQTILEENALLVKSIVHESITNHITPISLILYEINDTLRGQQKRVALRQALSQFAPNKHEEMRQQFLVISAFHEDIIEIAETLNMFHVGNQWMIFVLDMVARDFDAGTVTINLDEGANIAFALNETDPNCQDSLNCTISEISLALVDAISKITVEEESIYGEISDEEWEAIRFTKQEKQSEILGYMKEFLKSNAKCSSCARWRVETAITWGKSQENRKFRSTPQRDAKNRNFEFINIGYWTPVLGFVCQELAFPHIEHHFRNITMDILTVHNPPWQILTKNSNGDIVEHKGIVMEIVKELSRALNFSYYLHEASSWKEEDSLITSAGGNESDELVGSMTFRIPYRVVEMVQGNQFFIAAVAATVEDPDQKPFNYSQPISVQKYSFITRKPDEVSRIYLFTAPFTVETWFCLMGIILLTAPTLYAINRLAPLKEMRIVGLSTVKSCFWYIFGALLQQGGMYLPTADSGRLVVGFWWIVVIVLVTTYCGNLVAFLTFPKFQPGVDYLNQLEDHKDIVQYGLRNGTFFERYVQSTTREDFKHYLERAKIYGSAQEEDIEXGERINIDWRINLQLIVQRHFERDKECRFALGKESFVDEQIAMIVPAQSAYLHLVNRHIKSMFRMGFIERWHQMNLPSAGKCNGKSAQRQVTNHKVNMDDMQGCFLVLLLGFTFALLIVCCEFWYRRFRASRKRRQFTN, encoded by the exons ATGAATCCTGGCGAAATGCGGCCTTTGGCTTGCCTTCTGCTCCTGGCTGGACTGCAGCTCTCTATCCTGGTTCCCACTGAGGCCAATGACTTTTCGTCCTTCCTGAGCGCCAATGCGTCGCTGG CCGTTGTGGTGGATCACGAGTATATGACCGTTCATGGCGAGAACATATTGGCTCATTTTGAGAAAATCCTGAGCGACGTAATACGGGAGAACCTCAGGAATGGAGGCATAAACGTGAGATATTTCAGCTGGAATGCAGTGCGATTGAAGAAGG ATTTTTTGGCTGCCATAACTGTTACGGATTGCGATAATACCTGGAACTTTTACAAGAGTACTCAGGAAACTTCGATTCTACTGATCGCCATTACGGATTCCGACTGTCCTAGGCTGCCCCTAAATAGAGCTCTAATG GTACCCATCGTTGAGAACGGCGATGAATTTCCTCAACTTATTCTGGATGCCAAGGTCCAGCAGATTCTAAATTGGAAGACCGCCGTGGTTTTTGTGGATCAAACCATAT TGGAGGAGAACGCGCTTCTGGTAAAATCGATTGTGCACGAAAGTATAACCAACCACATCACCCCAATATCCCTGATCCTCTACGAGATCAACGACACCCTGAGGGGCCAACAGAAGCGAGTTGCTCTGCGCCAAGCTCTGTCCCAATTCGCTCCCAACAAGCACGAGGAGATGCGCCAGCAGTTCCTGGTCATATCCGCCTTTCACGAGGATATCATCGAAATAGCCGAGACCCTGAACATGTTTCACGTGGGCAATCAGTGGATGATTTTCGTGCTGGACATGGTGGCTCGGGACTTCGATGCCGGCACTGTGACCATAAACCTGGACGAGGGAGCCAACATAGCCTTCGCCCTCAACGAAACGGATCCCAACTGCCAGGACTCGCTGAACTGCACGATCTCGGAAATTAGTCTCGCTCTGGTCGACGCTATTTCCAAAATTACCGTCGAGGAGGAGTCCATATATGGTGAGATCTCCGATGAGGAATGGGAGGCCATCCGCTTTACCAAGCAGGAAAAGCAGTCCGAGATTTTGGGGTACATGAAG GAATTTCTGAAGAGCAATGCCAAGTGCTCCAGCTGTGCGAGATGGCGTGTGGAGACGGCCATTACATGGGGAAAAAGCCAGGAGAATCGCAAGTTTCGCTCAA CTCCCCAACGCGACGCTAAGAACCGAAACTTCGAGTTCATCAACATTGGCTATTGGACACCCGTGCTGGGATTCGTCTGCCAGGAGCTGGCCTTTCCGCACATCGAGCACCACTTCCGCAACATAACCATGGATATTCTGACCGTGCAC AATCCACCCTGGCAAATCCTTACCAAAAACAGCAATGGGGACATCGTGGAGCACAAGGGCATAGTTATGGAGATCGTCAAGGAGCTGAGTCGCGCCCTGAACTTCAGCTACTACCTTCATGAAGCCTCCTCATGGAAGGAAGAAGATTCACTCATCACATCAGCGGGCGGCAATGAAAGC GACGAGCTAGTTGGATCCATGACCTTTCGTATACCCTATCGCGTGGTGGAGATGGTGCAGGGTAATCAGTTTTTCATCGCCGCCGTGGCAGCTACCGTGGAGGATCCCGACCAGAAGCCCTTCAACTATTCGCAGCCCATCAGTGTGCAGAAGTACTCCTTCATCACCCGCAAGCCGGATGAGGTGTCCCGCATCTACTTGTTCACGGCTCCCTTCACCGTGGAGACTTGGTTCTGCCTAATGGGCATCATTCTGCTTACTGCTCCCACGCTGTATGCCATTAATCGCCTCGCTCCTCTGAAAGAGATGCGCATCGTGGGCCTGTCCACAGTTAAGAGCTGTTTTTGGTACATATTCGGAGCTTTGTTACAACAGG GAGGCATGTACTTGCCCACAGCAGACAGTGGGCGCCTAGTGGTCGGCTTTTGGTGGATCGTGGTTATCGTGCTGGTGACCACCTATTGCGGCAACCTTGTGGCCTTCCTGACGTTCCCCAAATTTCAACCGGGCGTGGACTATTTGAACCAGCTAGAGGACCACAAGGACATTGTACAGTATGGATTGCGGAACGGCACCTTCTTCGAGCGGTATGTTCAGTCGACAACACGGGAGGACTTCAAACACTACCTGGAACGGGCGAAGATCTACGGCAGCGCCCAAGAGGAGGACATCGA CGGCGAGCGCATCAACATCGATTGGCGGATCAATCTGCAGTTGATTGTGCAGCGGCACTTCGAGCGGGACAAGGAGTGCCGCTTTGCTTTGGGCAAGGAGAGCTTCGTGGACGAGCAGATTGCCATGATTGTGCCGGCCCAGAGTGCGTATCTGCACCTGGTAAACCGCCACATCAAGAGCATGTTCCGGATGGGCTTCATCGAGCGCTGGCACCAGATGAACTTGCCCAGCGCGGGCAAGTGCAACGGGAAGAGCGCCCAGCGCCAGGTTACCAACCACAAGGTGAACATGGACGACATGCAAGGGTGCTTCCTGGTCCTGCTCTTGGGCTTTACGTTCGCTCTTTTAATAGTGTGTTGCGAGTTCTGGTATCGTCGCTTTCGGGCCAGTCGAAAACGACGTCAGTTCACCAACTGA
- the LOC117143432 gene encoding uncharacterized protein LOC117143432: MQLFVRGLETIEALEVSQEATIAGVKNQLAQIHGFNAEEFSLDCEGITLANETPVTALSSFELDLNIPMLGGKVHGSLARAGKVKGQTPKVEKQEKKKKKTGRAKRRIQYNRRFVNFVQGFGRRRGPNANST; the protein is encoded by the exons ATGCAGCTGTTCGTCCGTGGACTAGAGACCATCGAGGCCCTGGAGGTTTCCCAGGAGGCCACCATTGCCGGAGTCAAG AACCAACTGGCCCAGATCCATGGATTCAACGCCGAGGAATTCAGCCTCGATTGCGAGGGCATCACTCTGGCCAACGAGACTCCCGTGACCGCCCTGAGCTCCTTTGAGCTGGACCTCAACATTCCCATGCTGGGAGGTAAGGTGCACGGTTCTCTGGCCCGTGCCGGCAAGGTCAAGGGACAGACGCCAAAGGTGGAGAAGcaggagaagaagaagaagaagaccGGACGCGCCAAGCGCAGGATCCAGTACAACCGCCGGTTCGTCAACTTTGTGCAGGGCTTCGGCCGTCGTCGCGGCCCCAACGCCAACTCCACATAG
- the LOC117144983 gene encoding homeobox protein MSH-C yields the protein MSDFSIEYILNRAGDRYVGTNASLGVLQRLRASLPFHPYAHPASYASKESGGSPPASAAEAQIPVYDWLQYTRYHPPKLPRALRQSAPAKRTPGRLPRIPFTPQQLQALESAYKESNYLSAEDANKLADSLELTNTRVKIWFQNRRARERREKREKDESCDSTFSSNASSPEPEMIVVT from the coding sequence ATGAGTGACTTCAGCATCGAGTATATTTTGAACCGAGCCGGCGACAGATACGTGGGCACCAATGCCTCCTTGGGCGTCCTGCAGCGACTCCGTGCCAGCTTGCCTTTCCATCCGTACGCCCACCCAGCATCTTATGCCTCAAAGGAGTCTGGAGGATCTCCTCCAGCCTCGGCTGCGGAGGCTCAGATACCCGTCTACGACTGGCTGCAGTACACCCGTTACCATCCGCCCAAGTTGCCCAGAGCCCTCCGCCAAAGTGCGCCCGCGAAAAGGACTCCTGGTCGTCTGCCCCGCATCCCATTTACTCCGCAGCAGCTGCAGGCCCTGGAAAGTGCCTACAAGGAGTCCAACTACCTGAGCGCCGAGGACGCCAACAAACTAGCCGACTCCTTGGAGCTGACCAATACGCGTGTGAAGATCTGGTTCCAGAATCGAAGGGCTCGCGAGCGACGGGAGAAGCGCGAAAAGGACGAGAGCTGCGACTCCACCTTCTCATCGAACGCCTCCAGTCCGGAACCGGAAATGATCGTTGTAACGTGA
- the LOC117144982 gene encoding uncharacterized protein LOC117144982: MTKIKYELVPSEEQEPNEMKKPLNCIVKILFVVLALFTLVIYTLSGANNSLKSNADPFSPWKSMRLPLGWINNPGDLSSPLDAKHKTRSLSTVKQTESTEATYSKVTGTESTTEDQAEITTIAHTDEVVESSTSSPAIGAPKTETLYALEENGKKYFVNSPQCQMSHPNPFASNIQHIYKKHSYIVCDKSRDMITVNYNVTDSTYRLHKNENSSCCFKQILRAGTSANADHKYKLGPCVEFQQDFLVPTEVSAMITYCRRPPFDKVSQKDAFSFVHPRKDQIKNPTTLHRRRPSVLLWGIDSISRMNLELTMPRMFEYLNNQHWFELQGYNKMGDNTFPNLMAVLTGFNKTYANARCHPEKVRGLDACPFIWKDFKDKGYTTAFAEDWSKFSTFDYSSRGFFNPPTDVYGRPLVLAVEKELTTFQRGQMPYCLGRKPASEYIYDMGVQFTMVNRNSTFFGMFWTNTFSHNDFSMPSAMDERMVKYMRTLDKNGIMDNTIIIFFSDHGTRFGPLRNLDSGFVEERLPFIYIRVPRWIREKYPKLLRNLQMNKNRLTSPYDIHATLRHILELDTPKDKLPRPDGCSSCHSVFEEVDWSRNCSQAGIEEHWCACNSFSDVPTTDPSARSMSTQLVEAINKYVASKKGTERCSRLKLNRISSVQRRGSSNRYLIQLKAQPGDALFEATVDWDASAQRIPAQMPSISRLDTYAAKSRCSSVKETKKYCIC, encoded by the exons ATGAcgaaaattaaatatgaacTTGTTCCAAGTGAGGAGCAAGAAccaaacgaaatgaaaaaacCTTTAAATTGTATAgtgaaaatattatttgttgTCTTGGCGCTTTTTACCCTGGTCATTTATACCTTGAGCGGCGCAAATAATTCGCTGAAGAGCAATGCAGATCCATTTTCCCCTTGGAAATCCATGAGACTCCCTCTGGGTTGGATCAATAATCCTGGCGATCTGTCGAGTCCTTTGGATGCTAAGCATAAAACTCGTAGTCTGAGTACGGTGAAACAGACAGAGTCTACCGAAGCAACCTATAGTAAAGTAACAGGAACTGAGAGCACCACCGAGGATCAAGCCGAGATAACTACCATAGCCCACACGGATGAAGTCGTAGAAAGTAGCACTTCATCACCAGCTATTGGAGCACCAAAAACAGAGACTTTATATGCACTGGAAGAAAATGGAAAGAAATACTTCGTCAATAGCCCGCAGTGCCAAATGAGCCACCCAAATCCCTTTGCCAGCAACATCCAGCACATCTACAAGAAACATTCCTATATAGTGTGTGATAAAAGTCGCGATATGATCACAGTGAACTACAATGTAACGGACAGCACGTACAGGCTGCACAAGAACGAAAACTCCAGCTGCTGCTTCAAGCAGATCCTTCGAGCAGGAACTTCAGCCAATGCGGATCATAAGTACAA GCTGGGTCCTTGCGTTGAATTTCAGCAGGACTTCTTGGTGCCAACAGAAGTCAGCGCCATGATCACCTACTGCCGTCGGCCTCCATTCGATAAGGTGTCGCAAAAGGATGCCTTCAGTTTTGTGCATCCGCGGAAGGATCAGATCAAAAATCCCACAACGCTGCATAGAAGAAGGCCCAGCGTTTTGCTGTGGGGCATTGATTCCATTTCCCGAATGAATCTTGAGCTTACGATGCCCCGGATGTTCGAGTACTTGAACAATCAACATTGGTTCGAGCTTCAGGGATATAATAAG ATGGGCGACAATACGTTTCCGAATCTGATGGCGGTTCTCACGGGATTTAACAAGACCTACGCGAACGCACGTTGCCATCCTGAAAAGGTGCGTGGCCTGGATGCCTGTCCGTTTATTTGGAAGGACTTCAAGGACAAGGGATACACAACGGCCTTCGCCGAGGACTGGAGCAAGTTCTCCACGTTTGACTACTCTAGCAGGGGATTCTTCAATCCTCCGACGGACGTGTACGGCAGACCACTGGTCCTGGCCGTGGAGAAGGAGCTAACGACGTTTCAGCGGGGTCAGATGCCCTACTGCTTGGGCCGCAAGCCGGCTTCCGAGTACATCTATGACATGGGCGTGCAGTTCACCATGGTCAACCGGAACAGCACCTTCTTCGGCATGTTCTGGACCAACACATTCAGCCACAACGACTTCTCTATGCCCTCAGCCATGGATGAGAGGATGGTGAAGTACATGCGGACGTTGGACAAGAACGGCATAATGGATAACACCATCATCATCTTCTTCAGCGATCATGGAACCAGGTTTGGACCATTGAGGAATTTGGACAGCGGTTTCGTGGAAGAACGCTTGCCCTTCATATATATCCGTGTGCCGCGTTGGATTCGTGAGAAGTACCCGAAGCTGCTGCGCAACCTACAGATGAACAAGAATCGCCTCACGTCGCCATACGATATCCATGCTACCCTGAGGCACATCCTGGAGCTGGACACTCCCAAGGATAAGCTACCTCGTCCCGATGGCTGCTCCAGCTGTCACAGCGTTTTCGAGGAGGTGGACTGGTCGAGGAATTGCTCACAGGCCGGGATCGAGGAGCACTGGTGCGCGTGCAACAGCTTCTCCGATGTGCCCACAACGGATCCCAGCGCCAGGAGCATGTCCACCCAGCTGGTGGAGGCCATCAACAAGTATGTGGCCAGCAAAAAAGGAACGGAACGATGCAGCCGCTTGAAGCTAAACCGAATATCCTCAGTCCAGAGAAGAGGAAGCTCCAATCGGTATCTCATCCAACTGAAGGCCCAGCCGGGTGATGCCCTATTCGAGGCCACCGTGGATTGGGATGCCAGTGCCCAAAGGATTCCCGCTCAGATGCCCAGCATCAGTCGGTTGGACACGTACGCCGCAAAGTCAAGATGCTCGTCGGTTAAGGAGACTAAAAAGTACTGCATCTGCTGA